The Aureispira anguillae genome contains a region encoding:
- the der gene encoding ribosome biogenesis GTPase Der: MGNIVAIVGRPNVGKSTFFNRMLGMRKAIVDDVSGVTRDRQYGSSEWNGQKFMLVDTGGFIGDSEDDFAAAIRTQVHTAIEEAQVILFMVDVNTGVTDLDEHLAEILHRTKKKVLLVVNKVDNSARHLDAHEFWSLGFDQMFPLSSNSGSGTGDLLDEVVKLLPTEELIEDDLPKFVIVGRPNAGKSSFTNALLEEERSIVTEIAGTTRDSIHAKYSKFDKEFLLIDTAGLRKKKNVSEDLEFYSVMRAVRSLENADVCILMLDATKGIEGQDLNIFRLAIKNNKGVVILVNKWDLVQNKETNTAKDLEDKIKERIAPFTDVPIVFISVLEKQRIYKAIDVALEVYENRSTRISTSKLNEFVQEIVAAHPPPPHRGHFISIKYATQIHTPYPAFAMFCNYPKHIKEPYKNYLENRFREHFNLTGSPVVFFFRQK, translated from the coding sequence ATGGGCAATATAGTAGCTATTGTTGGTCGCCCTAATGTAGGTAAATCGACTTTCTTTAATAGAATGCTAGGCATGCGAAAGGCTATTGTTGATGATGTTAGTGGTGTTACTAGAGATCGTCAATATGGTTCTTCTGAATGGAATGGTCAAAAATTTATGCTTGTTGATACAGGTGGTTTTATTGGTGATTCTGAAGATGATTTTGCAGCAGCCATTCGAACACAGGTTCATACAGCCATAGAAGAAGCTCAAGTCATTCTTTTTATGGTTGATGTCAATACAGGAGTAACAGATTTAGATGAACACTTAGCAGAAATACTTCACCGCACCAAGAAAAAAGTATTGTTGGTTGTCAATAAGGTTGACAACAGTGCTCGTCATCTGGATGCACACGAATTTTGGTCGTTAGGTTTTGACCAAATGTTTCCGCTTTCTTCCAATTCGGGTAGTGGAACAGGAGATCTTTTAGATGAAGTCGTCAAATTACTTCCAACAGAAGAACTGATCGAGGACGATTTGCCAAAATTTGTAATTGTTGGTCGTCCCAATGCTGGGAAATCTTCTTTTACCAACGCTTTATTGGAGGAAGAACGCAGTATTGTAACAGAAATAGCTGGTACAACGAGGGATAGTATTCATGCCAAATACAGCAAATTTGACAAAGAGTTTTTGTTAATTGATACAGCTGGTCTGCGTAAGAAAAAGAATGTTTCTGAAGATTTAGAGTTCTACTCTGTTATGCGTGCTGTTCGCTCGCTCGAAAATGCCGATGTATGCATTCTTATGTTAGATGCAACCAAAGGTATAGAAGGACAAGATCTAAATATTTTTCGATTAGCAATCAAAAACAACAAAGGGGTTGTTATTTTGGTGAATAAATGGGACCTTGTTCAAAATAAGGAAACCAATACCGCTAAGGATTTAGAAGACAAAATTAAAGAACGTATTGCTCCTTTTACGGACGTGCCGATTGTGTTTATTTCTGTTCTAGAAAAACAACGTATCTACAAGGCGATTGATGTAGCTTTGGAAGTTTATGAGAATCGTTCTACTCGTATCAGTACTTCCAAACTAAATGAGTTTGTGCAAGAGATTGTTGCCGCACATCCACCTCCACCCCACCGTGGACATTTTATCAGCATCAAATATGCAACGCAAATTCATACTCCCTATCCAGCCTTTGCTATGTTTTGCAACTATCCCAAGCATATCAAAGAGCCTTATAAAAATTACTTAGAAAATAGATTTAGAGAGCATTTTAACCTGACAGGTTCTCCAGTTGTCTTTTTCTTCCGACAAAAATAA
- the rplU gene encoding 50S ribosomal protein L21 — MYAIVEIKGQQFKVSEGQEIFVHRLEAAEGDKVTFDKVLLVAKEGNFQVGTPTVAATVETTVLEQVKGDKVIVFKKKRRKGYRRKNGHRQQFTKIKVDSIA; from the coding sequence ATGTACGCAATAGTAGAAATCAAAGGACAACAGTTCAAAGTGAGCGAAGGACAGGAAATCTTCGTACATCGCTTAGAAGCTGCTGAGGGTGATAAAGTTACTTTCGACAAAGTACTCCTCGTAGCGAAGGAAGGCAACTTCCAAGTTGGTACCCCAACGGTAGCAGCAACAGTAGAAACTACTGTTCTTGAGCAAGTAAAAGGTGACAAAGTCATCGTGTTCAAGAAAAAACGCCGCAAAGGGTATCGCCGCAAAAACGGACACCGTCAGCAATTCACAAAAATCAAAGTTGATAGCATTGCATAA
- a CDS encoding DUF1295 domain-containing protein, with protein MLLTIILLIVTLLIVPYVSFNYGTALTEVQEMILWDSSYILLGAMAYCFIVGELARNNSQVDKLWSIIPIVYAWYITYAGGWNERMILMSVLVTIWGIRLSLNFARRGGYSIKFWEGEEDYRWEILRQRPGFKNKGIWFLFNLFFICGYQMTLIYLFTLPVLTGLSEAAPALMWMDYVLAIAFIFFVAIETIADQQQWNFQTEKYRRIHAGEDLGDYAHGFIRTGLWSKMRHPNYMAEQAIWLVFYCFSIIATGEFLNWSIAGALLLLILFKSSSDFSEEITTKKYPEYKTYQNKVPRFLPFTKW; from the coding sequence ATGCTGCTTACTATTATCCTGCTCATCGTCACCCTCCTCATTGTCCCTTATGTATCTTTTAATTATGGAACAGCTCTAACCGAAGTACAAGAAATGATTCTCTGGGACAGTTCTTACATTTTGTTAGGAGCAATGGCCTATTGCTTTATTGTTGGCGAATTGGCTCGTAATAACAGTCAAGTCGATAAACTTTGGAGTATCATTCCTATTGTTTATGCTTGGTACATTACTTATGCAGGGGGGTGGAATGAACGTATGATCCTAATGTCTGTACTCGTCACCATTTGGGGCATTCGATTATCCTTAAATTTTGCCAGACGGGGAGGCTATTCTATAAAATTTTGGGAAGGCGAAGAAGATTATCGTTGGGAAATTTTGCGGCAACGTCCTGGTTTTAAGAACAAAGGAATCTGGTTTCTATTTAATTTATTCTTTATCTGCGGTTATCAGATGACGTTAATCTATTTATTTACCCTACCCGTTCTGACTGGATTAAGTGAAGCGGCTCCTGCTTTAATGTGGATGGATTACGTACTAGCAATAGCGTTTATTTTCTTTGTAGCAATAGAAACAATTGCCGACCAACAACAATGGAATTTTCAAACCGAAAAATATCGCCGCATCCATGCTGGTGAAGACTTGGGGGACTATGCCCACGGTTTTATTAGAACAGGGCTCTGGAGCAAAATGAGACACCCAAACTATATGGCAGAACAAGCCATTTGGCTCGTTTTTTATTGTTTTAGTATTATTGCAACAGGCGAGTTCCTAAATTGGAGTATTGCAGGGGCGCTGCTATTATTAATTTTATTCAAAAGTAGCTCTGATTTTTCGGAAGAAATTACAACAAAAAAATACCCTGAATACAAAACCTACCAAAATAAAGTACCTCGATTTTTGCCTTTTACCAAGTGGTAA
- the rpmA gene encoding 50S ribosomal protein L27, translating into MAHKKGVGSTDNGRDSNSKRLGVKLFGGQSAIAGNIIVRQRGTKFHPGNGVGLGKDYTIFALKDGVVEFKKGFKNRTFIHVV; encoded by the coding sequence ATGGCTCATAAGAAAGGTGTAGGTAGTACGGATAACGGACGTGATAGTAATAGTAAACGTCTTGGTGTCAAATTGTTTGGCGGCCAATCAGCTATTGCAGGTAATATCATCGTACGTCAACGTGGTACTAAATTCCACCCAGGTAATGGTGTAGGATTAGGTAAAGATTATACCATCTTTGCACTAAAGGATGGCGTTGTTGAATTCAAAAAAGGATTCAAGAATCGTACCTTCATTCATGTAGTATAA
- a CDS encoding L,D-transpeptidase family protein has translation MKTHSFLSLSFLMMILACQNTSITKEEPNNIIPIRSMVDSSGLSSNEALYGDLPDSVVAELKLMDSLLLALDQKEFPTEEDFVEDELTYEADQAAVDSINLENWEHRASNAFKQHQLSFERVQDIYKENATYIKKLLLSKGIQSFNIDFYMRAFKEEGVLELWAKPKERSTYTRLITYPFYQGMSTLGPKRREGDMQVPEGFYYIDYFNPESSYKISLRINYPNSADVIRNAEEAKIGGSICIHGHTISVGCLAITDLRIPNVYILAVEAKDKGQVQIPIHIFPARLEADKLATLASEWSHQTNVIHLWESMKPAYDYFEKTRTLAQIETTSNGFYAIQEQP, from the coding sequence ATGAAAACTCATAGTTTCTTAAGCCTTTCTTTTTTGATGATGATCCTTGCCTGCCAAAATACAAGCATAACCAAAGAAGAACCCAACAACATAATTCCAATTAGATCAATGGTCGATAGCAGTGGTCTTTCCTCAAATGAAGCCCTTTATGGTGACCTCCCAGATAGCGTTGTTGCGGAATTAAAGCTCATGGATAGCTTACTTTTGGCGTTGGATCAAAAAGAATTTCCAACAGAAGAGGACTTTGTAGAAGACGAGCTAACCTATGAGGCAGATCAGGCTGCCGTTGATAGCATTAATTTAGAAAATTGGGAACATCGAGCATCTAATGCATTCAAACAGCATCAATTGTCCTTTGAGCGAGTACAGGATATCTACAAAGAGAATGCTACTTATATTAAAAAATTATTGCTTTCAAAAGGGATTCAATCCTTTAATATTGATTTTTATATGCGTGCCTTTAAGGAAGAAGGAGTATTGGAATTATGGGCGAAACCCAAAGAACGATCTACCTATACACGATTGATCACTTACCCATTTTATCAGGGAATGAGCACATTGGGACCTAAGCGGAGAGAGGGGGATATGCAAGTGCCAGAAGGGTTTTATTATATTGATTATTTTAATCCAGAGAGTTCCTATAAAATATCTTTGAGAATCAACTATCCCAATTCAGCAGATGTGATCAGAAATGCCGAAGAAGCTAAAATTGGCGGCTCTATTTGTATACATGGTCACACCATTTCAGTAGGTTGTTTGGCTATTACAGACTTAAGAATTCCTAATGTGTATATTTTGGCCGTAGAAGCTAAGGACAAGGGGCAAGTTCAAATTCCAATTCATATTTTTCCTGCTCGTTTGGAAGCGGATAAGCTCGCAACTTTGGCAAGCGAATGGAGTCACCAAACAAATGTTATCCACTTATGGGAAAGCATGAAACCTGCTTATGACTATTTTGAAAAGACTCGAACCTTAGCCCAAATAGAAACAACTTCTAATGGATTTTATGCTATCCAAGAACAGCCATAA
- a CDS encoding cupredoxin domain-containing protein: MKNKLVAILFLLVAVVNFGYAQEHTSSSVIKLEQTPGKFTVQSLTLEAGTYQFEIANKGINHEVGFVIAPKGKPEQKYHIKEGYVQKTIKAGETSLTKQVSLEKGEYIYFCPLNPTPHYTLIVQ, translated from the coding sequence ATGAAAAATAAATTAGTAGCCATTTTGTTTCTTTTAGTCGCTGTAGTTAATTTTGGATATGCACAAGAGCATACTTCTTCCTCTGTTATTAAGCTAGAACAAACACCAGGTAAATTTACAGTTCAAAGTTTAACGCTAGAAGCAGGAACCTACCAATTTGAGATTGCGAACAAGGGGATCAATCATGAAGTAGGGTTTGTAATTGCTCCCAAAGGAAAACCAGAACAAAAGTACCATATCAAAGAAGGTTATGTTCAAAAAACCATCAAAGCAGGAGAAACCTCATTAACCAAACAAGTAAGTCTAGAAAAGGGAGAATATATCTATTTTTGCCCACTAAATCCTACGCCTCATTATACGTTAATTGTTCAGTAA
- a CDS encoding T9SS type A sorting domain-containing protein, translated as MKKYLLLNLLCLLIVGSSVGQITYTAISFPQAGDVLSISTAVDSTLTVTAPSATATAWDFSQLTAINTNYDTIQPASSGADFAMFPNTDVLQPLVGQIGIAYTDVTATQVERVGGGFELFGVSFINDYANSHIKQIVPLTYNDIASDIYTFRFGAHIDSVPFLRQLIDSLVSGLPLSPDSIRIAMDGDEDREVDAWGTCAMADSTYNVLRQKVVTDFTMKLEVGVDVPFLGFQWFDLAGFMQLPFPTSGTIVQYNFLSEGVKQPLVTLTLDSAETIITNIEFLDTIINNPPSTIDVRYLENEIAAKLFPNPAQQTVQIQVAARDMPREGYYLSIVDMLGRVVLAEGTILETTHQVNTTAIANGHYVVVLRNKAGKILKRAQLEVHKQ; from the coding sequence ATGAAAAAATACTTACTGTTAAATTTACTATGCTTATTAATTGTTGGATCTAGTGTAGGACAAATTACTTATACTGCAATTAGTTTTCCACAAGCAGGAGATGTGTTGTCTATCTCTACGGCTGTCGATTCGACACTAACAGTCACTGCACCAAGCGCAACAGCAACAGCATGGGACTTTTCTCAGTTAACGGCAATTAATACCAATTATGACACCATTCAACCAGCATCCTCAGGGGCTGATTTTGCAATGTTTCCAAATACAGATGTCTTACAGCCTTTGGTGGGACAGATTGGAATTGCTTATACTGATGTGACGGCAACACAAGTAGAACGTGTAGGGGGAGGTTTTGAGCTGTTTGGGGTTTCTTTTATCAATGATTATGCAAATAGTCATATCAAGCAAATTGTTCCATTGACTTATAATGATATTGCCTCAGATATTTATACGTTTAGATTTGGTGCACATATTGATAGCGTTCCTTTTTTGCGCCAATTGATTGATTCACTTGTATCTGGGTTGCCTTTAAGTCCAGATTCTATCCGTATTGCAATGGACGGCGATGAAGATCGTGAAGTAGATGCTTGGGGAACTTGTGCAATGGCTGATAGTACGTATAATGTACTTCGTCAAAAGGTGGTTACCGACTTTACAATGAAATTAGAAGTAGGGGTGGATGTTCCATTTTTGGGCTTTCAATGGTTTGATTTAGCTGGATTTATGCAATTGCCATTTCCTACAAGTGGAACTATAGTCCAATACAACTTCTTGTCAGAAGGAGTGAAACAACCATTGGTTACTTTAACACTAGATAGTGCCGAAACAATAATTACCAACATAGAATTTTTGGATACCATTATCAATAATCCACCAAGCACGATTGACGTTCGCTATCTGGAAAATGAGATTGCTGCAAAATTATTTCCTAATCCTGCACAGCAAACCGTTCAAATCCAAGTAGCGGCAAGGGATATGCCTAGGGAGGGATACTACCTTTCTATCGTAGATATGTTAGGGCGTGTTGTATTGGCAGAAGGAACGATTCTTGAAACAACACATCAAGTAAATACGACTGCTATAGCGAATGGGCATTATGTGGTAGTTTTGCGAAATAAAGCGGGAAAGATTCTCAAACGAGCACAACTAGAAGTTCACAAACAATAG